A single window of Periophthalmus magnuspinnatus isolate fPerMag1 chromosome 9, fPerMag1.2.pri, whole genome shotgun sequence DNA harbors:
- the egr3 gene encoding early growth response protein 3 encodes MTGKLAEKLPLTMSSLINTIPDSLYPEEDIPTSMNIFTSSESINHYSQMNTDNIMDLGMGSEKGSSEIQYGSSFQSNRSGQTVTYLGKFAFDTPPSGSISGSGWCSDNNIISLVSAGILGVSPSPGTVTTQTSSSAGSMGGQTSDMEQVYGPPLPAYSTCSDLYQDQVPFHHSPATSTALPYPTNDYHSTSKASMDGSLFSMIPDYNLFHHQGEVGVMEHKPFQTMDPIRVNPPPITPLETIRAFKDKQQIHPGFISGQQHPPQHHPPPQTLTLKPIRPRKYPNRPSKTPVHERPHACPAENCDRRFSRSDELTRHLRIHTGHKPFQCRICMRSFSRSDHLTTHIRTHTGEKPFSCEFCGRKFARSDERKRHAKVHLKQKDKKPADKGSAAAGSHSSPPSSCGGPTVGAS; translated from the exons ATGACAGGGAAACTAGCGGAGAAGCTCCCTCTTACCATGAGCAGTTTAATTAACACCATCCCTGACAGCCTGTATCCCGAGGAGGACATCCCGACGTCTATGAATATTTTTACCAGTTCGGAATCTATAAACCACTACTCACAGATGAACACAG ACAATATCATGGACCTGGGCATGGGCAGTGAAAAGGGATCCTCTGAAATCCAGTACGGCTCCAGCTTCCAGAGCAACCGCAGTGGGCAGACCGTGACCTACCTGGGGAAGTTTGCCTTTGACACCCCTCCATCGGGCAGCATCAGCGGCTCGGGCTGGTGCTCTGACAACAACATTATCAGCCTGGTGAGCGCGGGGATCCTGGGGGTCTCTCCGTCGCCCGGCACAGTCACCACCCAGACCTCATCCTCCGCGGGCAGCATGGGTGGCCAGACGTCAGACATGGAGCAGGTGTATGGTCCCCCACTGCCTGCCTACTCCACCTGTAGTGATCTTTACCAGGATCAGGTGCCCTTCCACCACAGTCCAGCCACCAGCACCGCCCTGCCCTACCCCACTAACGACTACCATTCCACCTCCAAAGCCTCTATGGACGGCAGCCTTTTCTCCATGATACCTGACTACAATCTTTTCCATCACCAGGGCGAAGTAGGGGTCATGGAACACAAGCCTTTCCAGACCATGGACCCTATCCGAGTCAATCCTCCACCCATCACACCTCTAGAGACCATCCGGGCGTTCAAAGACAAACAACAGATTCACCCTGGTTTCATCAGTGGGCAGCAGCATCCTCCTCAGCATCACCCACCGCCCCAGACTCTCACCCTAAAACCCATACGGCCGCGGAAGTACCCCAACCGCCCCAGTAAGACCCCTGTCCACGAGCGGCCCCACGCCTGCCCCGCAGAGAACTGTGACAGGCGCTTCTCTCGTTCTGATGAGCTGACTCGGCACCTGCGCATCCACACCGGGCACAAGCCTTTCCAGTGCCGGATATGCATGCGCTCTTTCAGCCGCAGTGACCACCTGACCACACACATCCGCACTCACACAGGGGAAAAGCCCTTCTCCTGTGAATTCTGTGGACGCAAGTTTGCAAGAagtgatgagagaaagagacacgcAAAAGTTCACCTCAAACAGAAAGACAAGAAGCCAGCAGATAAGGGCAGTGCTGCGGCTGGTAGTCACAGTTCACCCCCCAGCTCTTGTGGAGGGCCCACTGTGGGGGCATCATGA